One genomic segment of Acuticoccus sediminis includes these proteins:
- a CDS encoding antitoxin: MPRLSIDISPQEHQQLKAMAALKGQSIKDYVLDRALVDMPDPAAMTDAEALQALKALLTPRLAEVDAGQVVTATADDIKREARRRHRLK; the protein is encoded by the coding sequence ATGCCCCGGCTTTCCATCGACATCAGCCCCCAGGAGCACCAGCAGCTCAAGGCCATGGCCGCGCTCAAGGGGCAGAGCATCAAGGATTACGTGTTGGACCGCGCCCTGGTCGACATGCCCGACCCGGCGGCCATGACCGACGCCGAGGCGCTGCAGGCCCTCAAGGCGCTGCTGACTCCGCGCCTGGCCGAGGTCGACGCCGGTCAGGTGGTGACCGCCACCGCCGACGACATCAAGCGGGAGGCTCGGCGCCGCCACCGCCTCAAATGA